Below is a genomic region from Flammeovirgaceae bacterium SG7u.111.
ATTCACCTTGTTGGGGCAAGCCCACTCTGGCCCTGCGGCTTATTTTCCCTTTGAGACTTGCCTCAGGTAAAATAGCTGTAAGAGCAGATCTGAAACCAAGTTCCTTTCTTATTGGGTCTATTCCGATGCCCGATTTTCCTTCGTACAATGATTTTTTTACCTCTTCGAGATTGGTGCCAATACTCGAATAGATTCCTAATCCGGTGATTACTACCCTGTGTTGCATAATAGTTTGTAGTTGTATATAAAGGGCAACGCCTTATCTTGTTAATAGTATTATAACCCTCCGCTTATGGTTATCACTTCTCCTGTGATATATGCAGAATTTTCGGAAGCCAAGAAGCTGACCAATGATGCAACTTCTTCGGGAGCACCAAATCGCTTGAGAGGAATAATCGACTTATGTTCTTTCTCGTCAATATCTTGGGTCATATCAGTTTTTATGAAGCCGGGGGCAACTGCATTTACAGTGATTTTCCTTCTCCCCACTTCTTGTGCGAGTGCTTTGGTAGCACCTATTACGGCTGCCTTTGAAGCAGAATAGTTGGTTTGCCCTGGTAAGCCTTTTATCCCCGAAAGGGAAACTATATTGATGATCCTACCCCATTTTTTGGACACCATGGTGGGCAAAACGGCTTTGGTTACATTATAGAATCCACCCAAACTGATGTTCAATACTTCATCCCAATCCTTGTCTTCCATCCAGATAAATAAATTATCTTTTCTGATTCCTGCATTGTTTACCAACACAGCTATTTGCTTATCAGGATTTGCCTCTACCCAGCCAGAAATTGCTTGGGAGCACTCAGCCCTTTCGGAAACATTGAAAGGAAGCAACTCGGCAACAACTCCATTTGCTTCTACTTCAGCTTTGGTTTCTAAGGCTGCGGCTTCATTGCTGTTGTAGTTTATCAGGATGTTATAACCGCTTTTCGCTAAGTCGATGCAAACTGCTCGGCCTATTCCTCTTGACCCTCCTGTCACTAAAGCATACTTCATGGATAGTTCAGTTTTTGTGTTTATATATGATAATGATTGGATTAATTCAATATAAGTTCTATGGGTTGTGTTCAAATAGATGTGCTTTAACACGCCCCAAATCCTTGTAAATAGGGTAATCTTTTTCAAATTTAGGAACAATCTTCCTCAAGTTGAAATATACCTTTTTTAATTGTTCTGAAAGCCCATCTACCTTATTTAAATGGTCTATTGCCTGCACAATAGTGATGAGTTCGATAGCCAACACCTCAAAGGTGTTATCGACTACTTTTTTAGTTATTAGCGCCGCATTTGTTCCCATACTTACAATGTCTTGGTTGTCATTGTTGTTAGGGATAGAGTGGACATACATAGGGTTTGAAAGAGTCTGGTTTTCTGCTGTGGTTGAAGTAGCTGTAAACTGCATGCCTTGGATCCCAAAGTTTAAACCTAGGATGCCTAGGTTTACAAAGGGTGGAAGCAAATTGTTTAAATTTGGGTTCAAAAGATAGTTTAATTGCCTTTCGGCCAGCATAGAAAGTTTGGTGATGGCAATTTTGAGTTTATCCATTTCAAAGGAAACATAATCCCCATGGAAGTTCCCTCCGTGCAGCACGTTCTGGTTTTCCACATCAACTATAGGGTTATCATTTGCCGAATTGACTTCTTCGAAAAGTAAATGCATGCACTCATCCACTGTTTCTAAGATAGTGCCCACTATCTGGGGTACGCACCTGATAGAGTAATATTCCTGCACTTTATCATCTATCACACCTTGGAGGTCATTACTGTTCCCGTAAAGGTGTTGGTCACGCTTTCTTATATGTTTGCTACCTGCCACATTGCTGCGAATCATGGCTGCTACTTCCTGCTGCCCACGGTGCTTTTTCGATTGGTTGAGCTCTTTGGAGAAATAATCGTCGTAAGCGCCAACAATTTCGCAGATCATGGAAGATGCCGTCACTGACCATTTGATAAGCCTTTGGGCATGAACAGTATTCACGATTCCTATGCCCGTCATCACGCTGGTACCGTTCATGATCGCCAGCCCTTCCCTTATTTTTATTTGGATAGGCTGAATATCCAATTTCTTGAAAACCTCACATGTTTTCTGCCTTTCTCCTTGGTAAAAAACTTCTCCTTCGCCTATTAGAACCAGACCTAAGTGGGCAAGCTGTACTAAATCACCGCTTGCCCCAACTCCACCGTGCTCAAAAATAAGAGGTGTGATATCGTGGTTGATGAGTTTTTGGAGGACATCAATTACGGAACGGTGAACGCCAGAATAGCCAAGTGCTAAGGTATTGAGTCTAGCCAACATCGATGATTTGACATAGATAGGGTCGAGCGGCTTGCCCATCCCCGATGAGTGACTTTTGATCAGGTTCACTTGAAGGTCGTAACGGTCACTGTCGTTTATTTTGTAAGGAGCCATGGGACCAAAGCCCGTATTTACACCGTATATCACCTTGTTTTCGATGAATTTAGATAAAAACGCATGACTCTTATCCACTCGGTCAAATACATTATCGGCAATATTCAGGGGAGCTCCCTCGAACACAACTGATATATAATCTTCCAGCTTCAAATCTTCTCTGCCAAATTCTTTCATAATAGACCGCAAAAGGGGTAAGAATGTGTAATGGATAAAAATTAAGCTCTAAAATTCATAATTTATTTTTTATCCAGTATCATTAAATATAAAAAAGCTTTTTATATAGCTTAATTTACCCTTTTAATTCTGGGATCTTCCAAAATTAAATCGCTGGCTTTCAATATAATCGAAAGCCAGCGATTTAATTAAGTGTTTTGCAGAAGTCTTGATATTATTTCCGCATTGATTTCAATGCTTTTTTATAGTCTTTTTCGCTTACTTTAATCGTTCTTCCTATAGCTCCTGCCCAATAGTTTCTTAATCCAAAACCACCAGGTGCTTCTGTGTATTTTTTGCTGTGAAGAATCTCGCCAGTAGCCAAGTCAAAGAATACAAGATAAATACTACTGGCTTCCTCAGTTTTGTTAAAAGACTCAATTACATAGATGAG
It encodes:
- the fabG gene encoding 3-oxoacyl-ACP reductase FabG, with the protein product MKYALVTGGSRGIGRAVCIDLAKSGYNILINYNSNEAAALETKAEVEANGVVAELLPFNVSERAECSQAISGWVEANPDKQIAVLVNNAGIRKDNLFIWMEDKDWDEVLNISLGGFYNVTKAVLPTMVSKKWGRIINIVSLSGIKGLPGQTNYSASKAAVIGATKALAQEVGRRKITVNAVAPGFIKTDMTQDIDEKEHKSIIPLKRFGAPEEVASLVSFLASENSAYITGEVITISGGL
- a CDS encoding aromatic amino acid ammonia-lyase, producing the protein MKEFGREDLKLEDYISVVFEGAPLNIADNVFDRVDKSHAFLSKFIENKVIYGVNTGFGPMAPYKINDSDRYDLQVNLIKSHSSGMGKPLDPIYVKSSMLARLNTLALGYSGVHRSVIDVLQKLINHDITPLIFEHGGVGASGDLVQLAHLGLVLIGEGEVFYQGERQKTCEVFKKLDIQPIQIKIREGLAIMNGTSVMTGIGIVNTVHAQRLIKWSVTASSMICEIVGAYDDYFSKELNQSKKHRGQQEVAAMIRSNVAGSKHIRKRDQHLYGNSNDLQGVIDDKVQEYYSIRCVPQIVGTILETVDECMHLLFEEVNSANDNPIVDVENQNVLHGGNFHGDYVSFEMDKLKIAITKLSMLAERQLNYLLNPNLNNLLPPFVNLGILGLNFGIQGMQFTATSTTAENQTLSNPMYVHSIPNNNDNQDIVSMGTNAALITKKVVDNTFEVLAIELITIVQAIDHLNKVDGLSEQLKKVYFNLRKIVPKFEKDYPIYKDLGRVKAHLFEHNP